CACCTGAGGCATTGCAGATAGCCTTAgagatggctttggagagggagctCCAGAGCAGCCCAGAGCCGGAAAAGCCTACATGGGTGGCTGAAATGAATGAACTCATTCGTGATGTGTCGCTACAGGTGGCACGAAACAcaagccaaatcaaatcaaattttattggtcatggttagcagatgttaatgcaagtgtagcgaaatgcttgtgcttctagttccgaccatgcagtaatatctaacaagtaatctaacaattccacaacaactaccttatacacacaagtgtaaaagaatgaataagaatatgtacatacagtggggcaaaaaagtatttagtcagccaccaattgtgcaagttctcccacttaaaaagatgagagaggcctgtaattttcatcataggtacacttcaactatgacagacaaaatgagaaaaaaaaatccagaaaatcacattgtaggatttttaatgaatttatttgcaaattatggtggaaaataagtatttggtcacctacaaacaagcaagatttctggctctcacagacctgtaacttcttctttaagaggctcctctgtcctccactcgttacctgtattaatggcacctgtttgaacttgttatcagtataaaagacacctgtccacaacctcaaacagtcacactccaaactccactatggccaagaccaaagagctctcaaaggacaccagaaacaaaattgtagacctgcaccaggctgggaagactgaatctgcaataggtaagcagcttggtttgaagaaatgaACTGTGGgggcaattattaggaaatggaagacatacaagaccactgataatctccctcgatctggggctccacgcaagatctcaccccgtggggtcaaaatgatcacaagaacggtgagcaaaaatcccagaaccacacggggggacctagtgaatgacctgcagagagctgggaccaaagtaacaaagcctaccatcagtaacacactacgccgccagggactcaaatcctgcagtgccagacgtgtccccctgcttaagccagtacatgtccaggcccgtctgaagtttgctagagagcatttggatgatccagaagaagattgggagaatgtcatatggtcagatgaaaccaaaatataactttttggtaaaaactcaactcgtcgtgtttggaggacaaagaatgctgagttgcatcaaaagaacaccatacctactgtgaagcatgggggtggaaacatcatgctttggggctgtttttctgcaaagggaccaggacgactgatccgtgtaaaggaaagaatgaatggggccatgtatcgtgagattttgagtgaaaacctccttccatcagcaagggcattgaagatgagaCGTGgttgggtctttcagcatgacaatgatcccaaacacaccgcccgggcaacgaaggagtggcttcgtaagaagcatttcaaggtcctggagtggcatagccagtctccagatctcaaccccatagaaaatctttggagggagttgaaagtccgtgttgcccagcaacagccccaaaacatcactgctctagaggagatctgcatggaggaatgggccaaaataccagcaacagtgtgtgaaaaccttgtgaagacttacagaaaacgtttgacctctgtcattgccaacaaagggtatataacaaagtattgagataaacttttgttattgaccaaatacttattttccaccataatttgcaaataaattcattaaaaatcctacaatgtgattttctggggttttttttctaattttgtctgtcatagttgaagtgtacctatgatgaaaattacaggcctctctcatctttttaagagggagaacttgcacaattggtggctgactaaatacttttttgccccactgtataaataTATgcatgagcgatggccgaacggcataggcaagatgcagtagattgtatagagtacagtatatacatatgagatgagtaatgtagggtatgtaaacattatataaagtggcattgtttaaagtgactagtgatacatttattacatccaatttttaattattaaagtggctagagatttgagtcagtatgttggcagcagccactcaatgttagtgattgctgtttaacagtctgatggcgtTGAGATAGAAGCAGTCTCTCGGTcttagctttgatgcacctgtactgaccttgccttctggatgatagcggggtgaacaggcagtggctcgggtggttgttgtccttgatgatctttttggccttcctgtgacatcgggtggtgtaggtatcctggagggcaggtagtttgtccccggtgatgcgttgtgcagacctcactaccctctggagagccttgcggttgtgggcggagcagttgccgtaccaggcggtgatacagcccgacaggatgctctcgattgtgcatctgtaaaagtttgtgagtgtttttggtgacaagccaaatttcttcagcctcctgaggttgaaaaggcgctgttgcgccttcttcaccatgctgtctgtgtgggtggaccatttcagtttgtctgtgatgtgtacgccgaggaacttaactttccaccttctccactactgtcccgtcgatgtggataggaaggtgctccctctgctgtttccttaagtccacgatcatctcctttgttttgttgacgttgagtgtgaggttgttttcctgacaccacactccgagggccctcacttcctccctgtaggccgtctcgtcgttgttggttatcaagcctaccactgtagtgtcatctgcaaacttgatgattgagttggagatgtgcatgcatggccactcagtcatgggtgaacagggagtacaggagagggctgagaacgcacccttgtggagcccccagtgttgaggatcaacggggtggagatgttgtttcctaccctcaccacctggggatggcccttcagaaagtccaggacccagttacacaggatggggtcgagacccagggtgttagatgctgagctgtagtcaatgaacagcattcttacatagttattgctcttgtccagatgggttagggcagtgtgattgcgattgcatcgtctgtggacctattggggcggtaagcaaattggagtgggtctagggtgtcaggtagggtggaggtgatatgatccttgactagtctctcaaagcacttcatgatgggggttatatccttcctgtccttcctgtttggccctgtccgggggtatcatcggatggggccacagtgtctcctgacccctcctgtctcagcctccagtatttatgctgcagtagtttatgtgtcggggggctagggtcagtttgttatatctggagtacttctcctgtcttatccggtgtcctgtgtgaatttaagtatgctctctctagttctctctttctttctctctctcggaggacctgagccttaggaccgtgcctcaggactacctggcatgatgactccttgctgtccccagtccacctgaccgtgctgctgctccagtttcaactgttctgcctgcggctatggaaccctgacctgttcaccggacgtgctacctgtcccagacctgctgttttcaactctctagagacagcaggagcggtagagatactcttaatgatcggctatgaaaagccaactgacatttactcctgaggtgctgacttgttgcaccctcgacaactactgtgattattattatttgaccatgctggtcatttatgaacatttgaacatcttggccatgttctgttataatctccagccggcacagccagaagaggactggccacccctcatagcctggttcctctctaggtttcttcctaggttttggcctttctagggagtttttcctagtcaccgtgcttctacacctgcatcgcttgctgtttggggttttaggctgggtttctgtacagcactttgagatatcagctaatgtaagaagggctatataaatacatttgatttgatgatgacggaagtgagtgctacggggcgatagtcgtttagctcagttaccttagctttcttgggaataggaacaatggtggccctcttgaagcatgtgggaacagcagaatGGGATAGGGAttatatgtccgtaaacacaccagccagctggtctgcgcatgctctgaggacgtggctagggatgccgtctgggccggcagccttgcgagggttaacatgtttaaatgttttactcacgttggctgcggtgaaggagagtccacaggttttggtagcggcaCTGAatgtggcactgtattgtcctcaaagcaagcgaagaagttgtttagtttgtctgtgagcaagacatcggggtccgcgacagggctggttttctttttgtagtccgtgattgactgtagaccctgccacattcctctcgtgtctgagccgttgaattgcgactctactttgtctctatactgacgcttagcttgtttgattgccttgcggagggaatagctacactgtttgtattcggtcatgtttctggtcgccttgccctgattaaaagcagtggttcgagctttcagttttgcgcgaatgctgctatcaatccatggtttctggttggcgaagtcaccgatgcacttgctaataaactcgctcaccgaatcagcgtttttgttgttcgacgctatccggaacatatcccagtccatgtgatcgaagcaatcttgaagcgtggaatcagattggtcggaccagcgttgaacagacctgagcacgagcgtttcctgttttagtttctgtctataggctgggagcaacaaaatggagtcgtggtcagatttgccctGGTCCCATCTGCGCCGGGATTGCCCTAGGTCCCCTAGAGTTCAGGGAAACGGCTCGAGGTCCTCATAGACGGGGCAGTGCGGACCCCTGGCTCTCTTTCCCAACCACCACCATCGCCAGGAGGAGCCCACTGGCACGGACGGGGGTGCAAGGCTCCACTTCCCCCAGAAGCAGACGAGTGCAAGCAGGtggagcctgttgttgtggtgggccggacctgtgttggggacttttgtcatgtccctgtcactgtggagggggtgccctgctctgccctggtggacactgggtccacagtaacccCGGTGAGGCTGgatattgtgccaggttggactcAGTTTGAGCCCACAGCTGTGTAGCTCCgcacagtcacaggtgagctggcacccatgaaaggAAAGGGAATAATGACTCTGACAGTAGTGGGCAGGACTGTAcgtcatcctgtgtgggtggtggctgtgcaggacccttgaatcctggggttggactttcttaggagcacaggctgccagttagacctaaataggggcacactgagcttccagggagggccggcAGTCATCATGGCCCTCCCAATGTCCCAATGTCCCATTCACACAACCCAACTACCCCCttactccaacagttaaagcagcAGAGACACATGGCTGCCCTCCCTCCCCCACATCGGTGTGTGACTTTTTCCCAGCCCTTCTATCACCTACGGCTgtgtgttacattcccccagctacctccacGATACATCCCTCCGTGAGCCCGGGCCGTGccccccccagcccagctaccccagatgggagagtagaggacactgtctgcagtgagggagatatggggggaaaactgtgttggtcttgaccccgagcagcaggaatggttgtggcagttgctgtttgaattcagagacagctttgcgcTGAGTCAGGAAGAGGTGGATCAGAATAatctggtgcagcatgagatcgacacAGGTGATGCTCGGCACATCAAGATGCATCCCCACCGTATCCTGCTGGCACGCCAGGAGGcggcagacaaggctgtgttggagatgcagtgggcagacttcattgagccctcagacagcccctgggcggcaccagtcgtcatggttcctaagaaggggggcaagctgaggttctgtgcTGACTACATgcggctgaatgaggtaaccaggaaggactcagaccccataccacgtatcgatgagtcgctggacctggttagggggtcctcctggttctcctcactagacctccgcagtggctactggcaggtgcccctctccccagaggccagagccaaaactgcgttctccactaacagaggacactggcagttcaaggtACTTCGGCCTGTGCAATgctccagctacttttgagcgTTTGATGGACAGGGAGTGTCTGGTATACCCCAACAGGAGTGTCTGGTATACCTCGACgacatcctggcccatggcagctccttcTAGTCAGACCCGGGGGCGCTATGGCATGTGCTGGAGAGGGTGGCTGCCGCAGGCCTGAAGCTCCACCCCGAGAAGTGCCACTTCGTGAGGAAagaggtgtccttcttgggccaccAAGTGGGGAAGGAGGGTATCAGAACCATGGAGGACAAAGTGTGTGTTGTCCGAGACTTGCCCACCCCCACCAACCAGCATCAGCTGAAGGGTttcctgggcctggcctcgtactacaggaggtttgGACAGGGCTTCTCAAGCATCGCTGCTCCCCTGAACCACCTGCTGCCGAAGGACAAGGTCTTCATTTGGACAGTGGAGTACGAGGAGGCCTTCAACACCCTCATACGTGCAATGATCGAGGCCCCTGTGCTTGCccccccctgacctcaccttgtcctttatcctggacacagacgcgagcaatgtgggcatgggtgggATGCTGGCTCAGGTGGGGccggagggggagagagtggtggcgtacttcagcaaaacattCAACAAATATGAGCGCCGCTACTGTGTCACCCGTTGGGAGCTCCTGGCTGTTGTGGCTTCCAtcaaacacttcaagtactacctgggtgacctgccctttactgtaaggactCACCActgctctccagtggctcatgtctttcaaagagccagaggggcaggttgctcgctggttggaggagcttcagccATACAACTTCACAAtggtgcacagggcaggggcacgccactccaacgCCATGTCCCGTCGGCCCTGTACTGCAGAGAGAGCTGTGTGGGAAGGAGGGGGTCTGTTCCACAGTGGGTCGGGCGagcgggcctgtctgctgtgaACTGCAGACTGTCGACATGGCTGAATGGGGGCAGCACCAGGGACAGGACACAGACCTGAAGCATCCGTTTTGAACATTCTCACCACCAAATGTAGTGAGAGGAagtgggagaggatggaagtaaaCTGGGCTGACATTCTGCAAATGTTGTCATTGATGAAACATTGATCTTAATAcatttttctgttcccaaaactagaatctgttacgaACACAGTGCGCTGTGTTTGTAACAGACTTAACGCTTTGCCAAAGTTACAAAAAAAATGCATAGTTTAGAAAGAGTGCAAGGTCGAATGGAGTTTGTTCACACGCGCACTTCGGAACAAGGCGCCAATAGgctctcgctagctcgtgcttggctttgCACACCTCCTTgcctgttctgcccactatgcttCATTTGTCCCACTGTAAACGACACAGATGAACTTTCTTAAATTATGGTTAGGTATAAGATTAGCAGTGTGGTTgaggtttaaaatctgattttaataagataaattgtagaaataggcagggtttaagactttgtggctgtggtaactagtgacgaccattaacaaggcgacactccatcttaactcctcctccacatttactggatttgttgaacagtgcagaagagacgTCCCACCCCCCGCCTGCTACGTCATTAATAATTTATGACATTTGTAAAGCGCTTTTTATTATACAAGAATAATCTCAAAGTTcataaaataaaagtaaaaaacgtttttttttaaacaaagcaaatatacagtatataaccaTATCAAAGTCTAAGTGGAAACCTTTCCACTTAGACTTTGCTCCAAAAGCTCCAACAGTCTGAACAGCCCTGAGATTGTCCGGAAGGAGTTCCAAAGGTGTGGCGTTACATAACTTTGCAAGTTAACTTTTTTGGTGTTCACACAGGTTCATACTTCTCTCCGACACACAAGGTCAGTATTTCTTAAACTTATCTTAGAGTTGTAGGTTGATAATTAAACAGACAACCGTATGTTTTGTAGGCTTTTTTTTCAGCTTTATTTTCATATATGGTTCTAGTTGAGGCTGTATAACAACCGtctgtgattggaagtcccatagggaggcgcacaattggcccagcgttgtctgggtttggccattgtaggccgtcattgtaaataagaatttgttctaaactgacttgcctagttaaataaaaaaaatagtttgAGTAGTCTGATTTAAAATGCACAGTAAAAGTAATGCACATTACTTCTAGCAAACAGACAGGGATTTGCCTGCATACACTAAATCTACTGCAATGTATCAAACACAACATTACTGCATTTGCACATGAAAGTGTAATGGAGTGTGGTTGTTTCCTTCCTGCAGTAAACTTTAATTTCACCATGTCTGGAAAAGTGGTGTTGACTTATTTCAATGGGAGGGGGAAAATGGAGTCAATTCGATGGCTTTTAGCAGTTGCTGGAGTTGAGGTAAGTAGGCtgaacaaatacaaaaaaatgtgGCTGTGGGCTGTTTACAGGACTTGCATTTTCAAGTAGACCTACCCTAAGTGAAATAGTGGACAGGCCTACAGGCGATGCACAGATGGATCACTAAACTGATGTCGTTctgaaaatatacattttatatcCATAGTTTGAAGAAGTGAATATGACAAAGCACGAGGAATATGTAAAGCTGTTGAGTGGTAAGTTTGGTCACGGTGTTAATAACGCCGATAACATGCTCATTGTGTTGAAGGGTGTTTAAATGTTGGACCTTTTTCCCCCCCAGATGGAGCACTCATGTTTGAGCAGGTTCCATTGGTGGAAATTGATGGAATGAAGCTGGTTCAAACCAAGGCTATCCTAAACTACATAGCAGGGAAATACAATCTTTACGGGAATGACCTAAAAGAACGAGTCATGTATGAATTTTAATGTCATAACTTGTATTTACTTGTTTGGCTGTGTTAGAGGCATAATGGTAGCTGTTCGTACAAAAGGGGGGGAATTCTGCTAAGGGTTTGGTTTTCATTTACCTTTAGGATTGACATGTATTCTGAAGGTGTGAGGGACTTGATGGAAATGATAATGATGTTGCCATTCATTTCACCTGACACCAAGAAAACTAAACTGGAGGACATTGAGAGGAAAGCTACAAGCCGCTACATTCCCGTGTTCGAAAAGGTAGTGTGGGCCTTGGCCGGCTGGGAAGGGTAGGGCTCACTAAAGTAACCTGAATCTAAGCAGTTTTATTATCATTGCGAAATACCATGTCTGCTAAGTGAAAAGGTTGGCACGTCTGTACAAGTTTATGTATTGTCTAATGTGAGGGTGTGCGCTGATTTCTTACAGGCTCTCGCTAGCTCCCAGTACCTGGTGGGTTATCAGTTGAGCTGTGCTGATGTCCAGCTACTTGAAATCACCTTGATGTTGGAGGAGAAATTTCCTACAATTCTCTCCAAATTCCCTGTTGTTAAGGTAAAGtttattaaatgtattttgtTCTTGACAAAATAAGTTATTAGACAAATCTTGATACATTTGAAGTGCATCTCATCAAAACATGTTACAGGTTCACATAACCCAAACAGCATATGAATATTGCATACCTGCTGCACATTTTCATACAGATAAACATAAGTCTGGCCATACTGTTTCGAATGTACTGCTACAACACCGTCTATTTTTAAATGTACTGTACTGCGTCTCAATAATCTCTCAAGTATGCCCTCGTTCACTACTTCccacaaatctaaaagcattggattggtggaggcaTATTTATTTGACtgtcatttcctttcaaatcgGTTAAGGAAAGTGAACCCAggcacactttgggaggaaggagagataattAGGACATATGCTGCTGACTATCTGAAAGAAAGGTCAAAATATCCATAGATACTTCATTTGATTTATTCTTGATTGGGTGCAAATTATTTTTTCAGGCTTTTCAAGGGAGGATGAAAAGCCTGCCAGCTATTCAGAAGTTCCTGCAGCCAGGCAGCAAGAGAAAGCCTCAACCAGATGACTTATATGTAAAGACTGTGTATGAGGTGTTCAACTTCAAGCACTGATGCTTATCTAAGAAATGTAAAGAGTTGAAGTGAATATAATATTAGATATACATTATTCCAGATTGTCATTTCTTGTAACATGTATGAATAAGGACCAAATTGTTCAAGTAGAACAAGTATTTGTTTTTCAATaatacacacaaaaaacaaaA
This genomic stretch from Salvelinus namaycush isolate Seneca chromosome 4, SaNama_1.0, whole genome shotgun sequence harbors:
- the LOC120046646 gene encoding glutathione S-transferase 3-like, with product MSGKVVLTYFNGRGKMESIRWLLAVAGVEFEEVNMTKHEEYVKLLSDGALMFEQVPLVEIDGMKLVQTKAILNYIAGKYNLYGNDLKERVMIDMYSEGVRDLMEMIMMLPFISPDTKKTKLEDIERKATSRYIPVFEKALASSQYLVGYQLSCADVQLLEITLMLEEKFPTILSKFPVVKAFQGRMKSLPAIQKFLQPGSKRKPQPDDLYVKTVYEVFNFKH